A genome region from Dethiobacter alkaliphilus AHT 1 includes the following:
- the cdd gene encoding cytidine deaminase, giving the protein MDAINRLLVAAREARENAYAPYSRFSVGAALLTADGEIFTGCNVENLSFGLTLCAERVAAFSAVAAGKREFTGLALITDTPQPVTPCGSCRQVLYEFSPDLWIISANLEGKQQMYRLQDLLPDAFSADF; this is encoded by the coding sequence ATGGATGCCATTAACCGCTTATTGGTTGCAGCCCGTGAGGCCCGGGAGAATGCTTATGCGCCATATTCCCGGTTTTCTGTGGGCGCAGCGCTGCTTACCGCAGACGGGGAGATTTTTACCGGCTGTAATGTGGAGAACCTGTCTTTTGGCCTGACTCTTTGTGCAGAGCGGGTGGCAGCTTTTTCTGCTGTGGCAGCCGGCAAACGAGAGTTTACCGGCCTGGCATTGATTACCGATACTCCCCAACCGGTCACACCTTGCGGTTCGTGTAGGCAGGTGCTGTATGAATTTTCCCCGGACCTATGGATTATTTCCGCCAACTTGGAAGGTAAGCAGCAGATGTACAGGCTCCAGGATTTATTACCTGATGCTTTCTCAGCAGATTTTTAA
- a CDS encoding DUF881 domain-containing protein has product MEYKNNTPVPLERKIFVAILIVLFFNVILILGGFYLINNRLAPPAEDFVQAQKIAKELVEYNRRLAQTLGVESRSQVHVALSQFSYDIEQADNGEDLNRAILAHGSRTQEKILEEHETRQRETVVALVNQDEGIHDLDGRERLTITVNSEGVQVEPINFLQEETLIDIAENVALGEQSSSLIVDVELDDGRARLMTPYDSVEHIRTLTREIDSLRVTLHELRSQAGYAEMSGPGVVVRIYDAEDGYTNDTIIHDGDVRDTVNELYAAGAKGISVGNQRLVNTSAIRCVGPSILVNDERIAVNPVVIRAVGDPEVLASGLEIIRITLEVSRDLEIEIEKVDNLTLPAY; this is encoded by the coding sequence TAATGTTATACTTATACTGGGTGGTTTTTACCTGATTAACAACAGACTGGCTCCTCCGGCGGAAGATTTTGTGCAAGCCCAAAAAATAGCCAAGGAACTGGTGGAGTATAATCGCCGCCTGGCACAGACCCTTGGAGTTGAGTCCCGTTCCCAGGTGCATGTGGCCCTTTCCCAGTTTAGCTATGACATAGAGCAGGCTGATAACGGAGAAGATTTAAACCGCGCCATATTGGCCCACGGCAGCCGCACCCAGGAAAAAATTCTGGAAGAACACGAAACCAGGCAGCGGGAAACGGTGGTGGCGTTGGTCAATCAGGATGAGGGTATCCACGATCTGGACGGCAGGGAGCGCCTGACCATTACTGTTAATTCAGAGGGTGTCCAGGTGGAGCCCATTAATTTTCTGCAGGAAGAAACACTGATAGATATTGCTGAAAACGTTGCACTGGGTGAGCAATCTTCAAGTCTCATCGTTGACGTTGAGCTGGATGATGGGCGTGCCCGCTTAATGACGCCCTATGATTCTGTGGAACATATTCGTACACTTACAAGAGAAATAGATTCATTGCGTGTTACCCTGCATGAGCTGCGCAGCCAGGCCGGATATGCTGAAATGAGCGGCCCCGGTGTGGTGGTGCGAATTTATGATGCCGAAGATGGTTATACCAATGACACCATTATTCATGACGGCGATGTACGGGATACGGTGAATGAGTTATATGCCGCCGGTGCAAAAGGCATCTCTGTGGGTAACCAGCGTTTGGTTAACACCTCGGCGATTCGTTGTGTGGGCCCCTCGATTTTGGTAAATGATGAGCGGATTGCGGTGAATCCTGTGGTTATCCGGGCGGTGGGAGATCCGGAAGTTCTGGCCAGTGGTTTGGAAATAATCCGCATCACTCTGGAGGTTTCCCGGGATCTTGAGATTGAAATAGAGAAGGTAGATAATCTTACTCTGCCGGCATACTAA